Proteins encoded together in one Microcebus murinus isolate Inina chromosome 16, M.murinus_Inina_mat1.0, whole genome shotgun sequence window:
- the LOC105865852 gene encoding myosin-7B has translation MNPPRFDLLEDMAMMTHLNEAAVLHNLRQRYARWMIYTYSGLFCVTINPYKWLPVYTAPVVAAYKGKRRSEAPPHIYSVADNAYNDMLRNRENQSMLITGESGAGKTVNTKRVIQYFAIVAALGDGPGKKAGTLEDQLIEANPAMEAFGNAKTLRNDNSSRFGKFIRIHFGPSGKLASADIDSYLLEKSRVIFQLPGERGYHVYYQILSGKKPELQDMLLLSMNPYDYHFCSQGVITVDNMDDGEELIATDHAMDILGFSVDEKCACYKIVGALLHFGNMKFKQKQREEQAEADGTESADKAAYLMGVSSGDLLKGLLHPRVRVGNEYVTKGQSVEQVVFAVGALAKATYDRLFRWLVSRINQTLDTKLPRQFFIGVLDIAGFEIFEFNSFEQLCINFTNEKLQQFFNQHMFVLEQEEYKREGIDWVFIDFGLDLQPCIDLIEKPLGILSILEEECMFPKASDASFRAKLYDNHAGKSPNFQQPRPDKKRKYQAHFEVVHYAGVVPYSIVGWLEKNKDPLNETVVPIFQKSQNKLLATLYENYAGSCSSKYGRKKAASFQTVSQLHKENLNKLMTNLRATQPHFVRCIVPNENKTPGVMDAFLVLHQLRCNGVLEGIRICRQGFPNRLLYADFRQRYRILNPSAIPDDTFMDSRKATEKLLGSLDFDATQYQFGHTKVFFKAGLVGVLEELRDQRLAKVLTLLQARSRGRLMRLEYQHLLGGRDALFTIQWNIRAFNAVKNWSWMKLFFKMKPLLRSAQAEEELAALRAELRGLRGALAAAEAKRQELEETQVSVTQEKNDLALQLQAVSQGQ, from the exons ATGAACCCGCCCCGCTTCGACTTACTGGAGGACATGGCCATGATGACGCACCTCAACGAGGCAGCCGTGCTGCACAACCTGCGCCAGCGTTATGCTCGCTGGATGATCTAC ACCTACTCAGGCCTCTTCTGTGTCACCATCAACCCCTACAAATGGCTCCCGGTCTACACGGCCCCCGTGGTGGCTGCTTACAAGGGAAAGCGCCGCTCTGAGGCCCCACCCCACATATATTCGGTGGCGGATAATGCCTACAACGACATGCTGCGCA ACCGTGAGAACCAGTCCATGCTGATCAC CGGAGAGTCGGGGGCCGGTAAGACGGTTAACACCAAGCGGGTCATTCAGTACTTTGCCATCGTCGCTGCCCTGGGAGACGGGCCGGGCAAGAAGGCC GGCACCCTCGAGGATCAACTCATTGAGGCCAACCCCGCCATGGAGGCTTTTGGAAATGCCAAGACCTTGAGGAACGACAACTCCTCCCGTTTT GGCAAGTTCATCCGCATTCACTTTGGTCCCTCTGGGAAGCTGGCATCTGCGGACATTGACAGCT ATCTTCTGGAGAAGTCACGGGTGATCTTCCAGCTGCCCGGTGAGCGCGGCTACCACGTCTACTACCAGATCCTGTCAGGGAAGAAGCCAGAGCTGCAGG ACATGCTGCTTCTGTCTATGAACCCCTATGACTACCACTTCTGCAGCCAGGGCGTCATCACCGTGGATAACATGGACGATGGGGAGGAGCTCATCGCCACTGAT CATGCCATGGACATCCTGGGCTTCAGCGTGGATGAGAAGTGCGCCTGCTATAAGATCGTGGGCGCCCTCCTGCACTTCGGCAATATGAAGTTCAAGCAGAAGCAGCGGGAGGAACAGGCTGAGGCTGATGGCACGGAGA GTGCTGACAAGGCTGCCTATCTGATGGGGGTCAGCAGTGGCGATCTCCTCAAAGGCCTTTTGCACCCCCGGGTGCGTGTGGGGAATGAGTATGTGACCAAGGGCCAGAGTGTGGAGCAG GTGGTGTTTGCTGTGGGGGCTCTGGCCAAGGCCACCTATGACCGGCTGTTCAGGTGGCTGGTGTCTCGGATCAACCAGACCCTGGACACAAAGCTGCCCCGGCAGTTCTTCATCGGGGTGCTGGACATCGCTGGTTTTGAGATCTTTGAG TTTAACAGCTTTGAACAGCTGTGTATCAACTTCACCAATGAGAAGCTGCAGCAGTTCTTCAACCAGCACATGTTTGTGCTGGAGCAGGAGGAGTACAAGCGGGAGGGCATCGACTGGGTCTTCATCGACTTCGGCCTTGACCTGCAGCCCTGCATCGACCTCATCGAGAAG CCGTTGGGCATCCTGTCCATCCTGGAGGAGGAGTGCATGTTCCCCAAGGCCTCAGATGCAAGCTTCCGGGCCAAACTCTATGACAACCATGCAGGGAAGTCGCCCAATTTCCAGCAGCCTCGGCCTGACAAGAAGCGCAAGTACCAGGCCCACTTCGAGGTGGTCCACTATGCGGGCGTG GTGCCTTACAGCATCGTGGGCTGGCTGGAGAAAAACAAGGATCCCCTGAATGAGACAGTGGTCCCCATCTTCCAAAAGTCACAGAATAAGCTCTTGGCAACCCTCTATGAGAACTATGCAGGCTCCTGTTCTAGTAAGTATGGA CGTAAGAAGGCAGCGTCGTTCCAGACGGTGTCCCAGCTGCAcaag GAGAACCTCAACAAGCTGATGACCAACCTGCGGGCCACACAGCCCCACTTTGTCCGTTGCATTGTCCCCAACGAGAACAAGACCCCAG GTGTCATGGATGCCTTCTTGGTGCTGCACCAGCTCCGCTGCAATGGGGTCCTGGAGGGGATCCGGATCTGCCGCCAGGGATTCCCCAACAGGCTGCTCTATGCGGACTTCCGGCAGCG ATACCGCATCCTGAACCCCAGCGCCATCCCAGATGATACCTTCATGGACAGCAGGAAGGCCACAGAGAAGCTGCTGGGCTCACTGGACTTCGATGCCACCCAGTACCAGTTTGGCCACACCAAG GTGTTCTTCAAGGCTGGGCTTGTAGGTGTCCTGGAGGAGCTCCGTGACCAGCGTCTGGCGAAGGTGCTGACGCTACTGCAGGCCCGGAGCCGGGGCCGCCTCATGCGCCTTGAGTACCAGCACctgctgggaggcag ggaTGCCCTGTTCACCATCCAGTGGAATATCCGCGCCTTCAATGCTGTCAAGAACTGGTCGTGGATGAAGCTCTTTTTTAAGATGAAGCCACTGTTGCGCTCAGCGCAGGCCGAGGAGGAGCTGGCGGCTCTGCGGGCAGAGCTGCGGGGGCTGCGAGGGGCGCTGGCTGCTGCCGAGGCCAAGCGCCAGGAGCTAGAGGAGACACAAGTCAGCGTCACCCAGGAGAAGAATGACCTGGCCCTGCAGCTGCAGGCAGTGAGTCAGGGGCAGTGA
- the LOC142861184 gene encoding uncharacterized protein LOC142861184: MRRGLSRSCLPATGLSLSTCPKTATPVPPWPCLDWAHAPCPLQEQDNLADAEERCHLLIKSKVQLEGKVKELNERLEDEEEVNADLAARRRKLEDECTELKKDIDDLELTLAKAEKEKQATENKVKNLTEEMAVLDESVARLTKEKKALQEAHQQALGDLQAEEDRVSALTKAKIRLEQQVEDLECSLEQEKKLRMDTERAKRKLEGDLKLTQESVTDAAQDKQQLEEKLKKKDSELSQLSLRVEDEQLLGTQLQKKIKELQARAEELEEELEAERAARARVEKQRAEAARELEELSERLEEAGGASAGQREGSRKREAELGRLRRELEEAALRHEATVATLRRKQAESAAELGEQVDSLQRVRQKLEKEKSELRMEVDDLGTSVETLARGKASAEKLCRAYEDQLSEAKIKVEELQRQLEDASTQRGRLQTESGELSRLLEEKESLISQLSRGKALAAQSLEELRRQLEEESKAKSALAHAVQALRHDCDLLREQHEEEAEAQAELQRLLSKANAEVAQWRSKYEADAIQRTEELEEAKKKLALRLQEAEEGVEAANAKCSSLEKAKLRLQTESEDVTLELERATSAAAALDKKQRHLERALEERRRQEEEMQRELEAAQREARGLGTELFRLRHSHEEALEALETLKRENKNLQEEISDLTDQVSLSGKSIQELEKAKKALEGEKSELQAALEEAEGALELEETKTLRIQLELSQVKAEVDRKLAEKDEECANLRRNHQRAVESLQASLDAETRARNEALRLKKKMEGDLNDLELQLGHATRQATEAQAATRLLQAQLKEEQAGRDEEQRLAAELREQAQALERRAALLAAELEELRAALEQGERSRRLAEQELLEATERLNLLHSQNTGLLNQKKKLEADLAQLSGEVEEAAQERREAEEKAKKAITDAAMMAEELKKEQDTSAHLERMKKTLEQTVRELQARLEEAEQAALRGGKKQVQKLEAKVCAVPPVLSTSGWAAQGRLCTRPIPRCPQVRELEAELDAEQKKHAEALKGVRKHERRVKELAYQAEEDRKNLARMQDLVEKLQSKVKSYKRQFEEAEQQANTNLAKYRKAQHELDDAEERADMAETQANKLRARTRDALGPKHKE, translated from the exons ATGAGACGAGGCCTCTCACGTTCCTGCCTCCCCGCCACAGGCCTCAGTCTGTCCACATGTCCTAAAACTGCTACCCCTGTGCCACCCTGGCCCTGCCTTGACTGGGCACATGCCCCATGTCCTCTCCAGGAGCAGGACAACCTGGCAGATGCTGAGGAGCGCTGCCACTTGCTGATCAAGTCCAAGGTGCAGCTTGAGGGGAAGGTGAAGGAGCTGAACGAACGGctggaggacgaggaggaggtgAATGCCGACCTGGCTGCCCGCCGGCGCAAGCTAGAAGATGAGTGCACGGAGCTCAAGAAGGACATCGATGACCTGGAGCTGACGCTGGCCAAGGCTGAGAAGGAGAAGCAAGCCACTGAGAACAAG GTGAAGAACCTGACGGAAGAGATGGCTGTGCTGGACGAGTCGGTGGCCCGGCTGACCAAGGAGAAGAAGGCGTTGCAGGAGGCCCACCAGCAGGCCCTGGGCGACCTGCAGGCCGAGGAGGACCGTGTGAGTGCACTGACCAAGGCCAAGATCCGGCTGGAGCAGCAGGTGGAGGAT cTGGAGTGCTCGCTAGAGCAGGAGAAGAAGCTGCGCATGGACACAGAGCGGGCTAAGCGCAAGCTTGAGGGTGACCTGAAGCTGACGCAGGAGTCGGTGACCGACGCTGCCCAGGACAAGCAGCAGCTGGAGGAGAAGCTCAAGAA GAAGGACTCTGAGCTCAGTCAGCTGAGCCTGCGGGTGGAAGATGAGCAGCTCCTGGGCACCCAGCTGCAGAAGAAGATCAAAGAGCTGCAG GCGCGGGCCGAGGAGCTGGAAGAGGAGCTGGAGGCGGAGCGGGCAGCCCGGGCCCGCGTGGAGAAGCAGCGGGCGGAGGCAGCCCGAGAGTTGGAGGAGCTGAGCGAGCGGCTGGAGGAGGCGGGCGGCGCGTCAGCCGGGCAGCGCGAGGGCAGCCGCAAGCGCGAGGCCGAGCTGGGGCGGCTGCGgcgggagctggaggaggccgcACTGCGGCATGAGGCCACCGTGGCGACCCTGCGGCGCAAGCAGGCGGAGAGCGCGGCCGAGCTGGGGGAACAGGTGGACAGCCTGCAGCGGGTGCGGCAGAAGCTGGAGAAGGAAAAGAGCGAGCTTCGCATGGAGGTGGATGACCTGGGCACCAGCGTGGAGACTCTGGCCCGCGGCAAG GCCAGTGCAGAGAAGCTGTGCCGGGCCTATGAGGATCAGCTAAGTgaggccaagatcaaggtggaGGAGCTGCAGCGGCAGCTGGAGGATGCAAGCACCCAGCGAGGGCGGCTGCAGACTGAGAGCG GGGAGCTGAGCCGCCTGCTGGAAGAGAAGGAGTCTCTGATCAGCCAGCTGAGTCGTGGGAAGGCCTTGGCTGCCCAGAGCTTGGAGGAATTGAGGCGGCAGCTGGAGGAGGAGAGCAAG GCCAAGAGCGCTCTGGCACACGCCGTGCAGGCTCTGCGGCATGACTGCGACCTCCTGCGGGAGCAGCACGAGGAGGAGGCGGAGGCCCAAGCTGAGCTGCAGCGGCTGCTGTCCAAAGCCAACGCCGAGGTGGCTCAGTGGAGGAGCAAGTATGAGGCAGACGCCATCCAGAGGaccgaggagctggaggaggccaa AAAGAAGCTGGCGCTGCGGCTGCAGGAAGCAGAGGAGGGCGTAGAGGCCGCCAATGCCAAGTGCTCCTCGCTGGAGAAGGCCAAGCTGCGGCTGCAGACAGAGTCAGAGGATGTGACCCTGGAGCTGGAGCGGGCGACCTCAGCGGCTGCTGCGCTGGACAAGAAGCAGCGACACTTGGAGCGGGCCCTGGAGGAACGGCGGCGCCAGGAGGAGGAGATGCAGCGGGAGCTGGAGGCGGCGCAGAGGGAGGCCCGTGGCCTGGGCACTGAGCTCTTCCGGCTGCGGCACAGCCACGAAGAGGCGCTCGAGGCCCTGGAGACGCTCAAGCGGGAGAACAAGAACCTGCAGG AGGAAATCAGCGACCTCACAGACCAGGTCAGCCTCAGTGGGAAGAGCATCCAGGAACTGGAGAAAGCTAAGAAGGCACTAGAAGGGGAGAAGAGCGAGCTCCAGGCTGCACTGGAGGAGGCTGAG GGGGCCCTGGAGCTGGAGGAGACCAAGACTCTGCGGATCCAGCTGGAGCTCTCCCAGGTCAAGGCTGAAGTGGACCGGAAGCTGGCAGAAAAAGATGAGGAGTGCGCTAACCTGAG GCGCAACCACCAGCGGGCAGTggagtccctgcaggcctccctggatgctgAGACCCGGGCCCGCAACGAGGCACTGAGGCTCAAGAAGAAGATGGAGGGTGACCTCAatgacctggagctgcagctgggtcATGCTACCCGTCAGGCCACGGAGGCCCAGGCGGCCACAcggctgctgcaggcccagctgaaggaggagcaggcgGGGCGGGATGAGGAGCAGCGGCTGGCAGCTGAGCTCCGAgagcaggcgcaggccctggaGCGCCGGGCTGCGCTGCTGGCTgctgagctggaggagctgcggGCTGCGCTGGAGCAGGGCGAGCGCAGCCGGAGGCTGGCGGAGCAGGAGCTGTTGGAGGCCACCGAGCGCCTCAACCTCCTGCATTcgcag AACACAGGCCTCCTGAACCAGAAGAAGAAGCTCGAGGCGGATTTGGCCCAGctgagtggggaggtggaggaggctgcccaggagaggcgggaggcagaggagaaggccaaAAAGGCCATCACCGAT GCTGCCATGATGGCTGAggagctgaagaaggagcaggatACAAGTGCACACCTGGAACGGATGAAGAAGACACTGGAACAGACGGTGCGGGAGCTCCAGGCCCGGCTTGAGGAGGCTGAACAGGCTGCCCTCAGAGGTGGGAAGAAGCAGGTGCAGAAGCTGGAAGCTAAGGTGTGTGCGGTCCCTCCAGTCCTTTCCACCAGCGGGTGGGCTGCCCAGGGCAGGCTCTGCACCAGGCCCATCCCCCGCTGTCCGCAGGTGCGGGAGCTGGAGGCCGAGCTGGACGCGGAGCAGAAGAAGCATGCCGAGGCCCTCAAGGGGGTGCGCAAGCACGAGCGCCGGGTCAAGGAGCTTGCATACCAG GCTGAGGAGGACAGGAAGAACCTGGCTCGCATGCAGGACCTGGTGGAGAAGCTGCAGAGTAAGGTCAAGAGCTACAAGCGCCAGTTTGAGGAGGCG GAACAGCAGGCCAACACCAACTTGGCCAAGTATCGCAAGGCCCAGCACGAGCTAGATGACGCGGAGGAGCGGGCAGACATGGCGGAGACCCAGGCCAACAAGCTGCGGGCACGGACCCGAGATGCCCTGGGCCCCAAG CATAAGGAGTGA